In Solanum pennellii chromosome 7, SPENNV200, the following are encoded in one genomic region:
- the LOC107025949 gene encoding uncharacterized protein LOC107025949, whose protein sequence is MDFTSCLSFPSSIAPNGNHSSSYNCSSSFNNRSCYNNISSKANLLKKQSYVFSKYQLRNFNIQLVPRIEAQLKAEQLEGSEAGCESDGLRWPSPSDEIPFWKGDFPSWDLSSDASSGVEQDSDLLHIVHVTAEMAPIAKVGGLGDVVTGLGRACLNRGNKVDVMIPFYECIPKHCINELALMRTYNSYHDGNWVACNAYRGEVSGVPVILIEPSNHFFKGKNIYGGSYNELDAYLFFSRACLEWMQVIGTQPDIIHVHEWQTGALPLFYWDMYHFLSLQKPRIVLTIHNMEHYGECRQEQLSKFGLDGSAYATEDKAVDDRTVGHNPERLSLLKGGIVYSNAIVTVSPTYLKETLCSGWLSGALMRNRDKYSGILNGIDTEIWNPATDIYLPAKFDAGKTEGKRICKKFVQRGLGLPISVADQKPLVVCITRLVAQKGLHLITHAIKHVEELGGQMVVLGRASDDRVEREFEGLAELHNKGSNIRILLMYSEELSHMLYAAADMVLVPSMYEPCGLAQMIGMRYGAVPIVRKTGGLADTVFDMDNQSQTEIANGFVFEGIDEGSLNCALGRAFSYYQEKPNEWKAVVQKVMRIDNSWNNTAGKYIDIYNSVRVR, encoded by the exons ATGGATTTCACATCCTGCCTGTCGTTCCCATCATCTATTGCGCCTAATGGAAACCATAGTAGCAGCTACAATTGTAGCAGTAGTTTCAATAACCGATCATGCTACAATAACATCAGCAGTAAggccaatttgttgaagaagcaatCTTATGTCTTCAGCAAATACCAGTTGCGaaatttcaacattcaacttgtTCCTCGAATTGAAGCTCAG TTGAAAGCTGAGCAACTAGAAGGCTCAGAGGCTGGTTGCGAATCTGATGGTCTTCGCTGGCCTTCCCCAAGTGATGAAATTCCATTCTGGAAAGGAGACTTTCCATCTTGGGACCTCAGTTCGGATGCTTCTTCTGGAGTGGAGCAGGACTCTGATCTTTTGCACATTGTTCATGTGACGGCTGAAATGGCACCCATAGCAAAAGTTGGGGGTCTAGGTGATGTTGTAACAGGACTTGGACGTGCCTGTTTAAATCGTGGCAATAAAGTTGATGTTATGATTCCTTTCTATGAATGTATTCCAAAGCATTGCATCAATGAGCTAGCCTTGATGAGAACTTACAACTCATATCATGATGGAAACTGGGTTGCCTGTAATGCATATCGAGGAGAAGTTTCGGGCGTTCCAGTGATACTTATTGAACCATCCAACCACTTCTTCAAGGGAAAAAACATATATGGAGGGTCATACAATGAATTAGATGCATACTTATTTTTCAGCCGTGCTTGCCTTGAATGGATGCAG GTAATTGGAACACAACCAGATATCATTCATGTACATGAATGGCAGACAGGTGCTTTACCTCTGTTCTACTGGGATATGTACCATTTTCTCTCACTCCAG AAACCGAGAATTGTATTGACTATTCACAACATGGAGCATTATGGAGAATGCAG ACAAGAGCAACTCAGTAAGTTTGGTCTTGATGGATCTGCCTATGCAACTGAAGACAAG GCTGTAGATGATCGCACAGTTGGCCATAATCCAGAGAGGTTAAGTTTGTTGAAAGGTGGTATAGTATACAGCAATGCTATAGT TACAGTTTCACCAACCTATCTCAAGGAGACACTCTGTTCTGGATGGCTTTCTGGTGCTTTGATGAGAAACCGTGATAA GTATTCTGGCATTTTAAATGGGATCGATACTGAAATATGGAATCCAGCAACAGATATTTATTTGCCTGCTAAATTTGATG CCGGCAAAACTGAAGGGAAGAGGATATGCAAAAAATTTGTTCAAAGGGGACTTGGTCTTCCTATTTCTGTGGCTGATCAAAAACCTTTGGTTGTCTGCATTACTAGATTGGTTGCTCAAAAAGGTCTCCATCTCATCACTCATGCGATCAAGCACGTTGAAGAACTT GGTGGACAGATGGTTGTTTTGGGGAGGGCTTCAGATGATCGAGTTGAGAGAGAATTTGAAGGTTTAGCAGAACTG CATAACAAGGGCTCCAATATCCGTATCCTTTTGATGTACAG CGAGGAGCTGTCGCATATGCTATATGCTGCTGCAGACATGGTCTTGGTGCCTTCAATGTATGAGCCATGCGGGCTAGCACAGATGATTGGAATGCGTTACGGAGCT GTTCCCATAGTTAGGAAGACGGGTGGTCTCGCGGACACTGTTTTTGACATGGATAATCAATCTCAAACTGAGATTGCTAATGG GTTTGTCTTTGAAGGAATTGATGAAGGATCCTTAAACTGTGCACTAGGCCGTGCATTTTCTTACTATCAAGAAA AACCAAATGAATGGAAAGCTGTCGTGCAGAAAGTTATGCGTATTGACAATAGCTGGAATAATACAGCAGGGAAATACATAGATATCTACAATTCCGTAAGAGTGAGATAA